One window from the genome of Spirosoma rhododendri encodes:
- a CDS encoding 5'-nucleotidase C-terminal domain-containing protein: protein MKKYAYLLLLGALAACQPGGYHLTNRTAQRIGVDSMAAPADSSVARFLQPYREGLNRSMNEVLTHSTGRIEKGQPDAPLNDLLCDALLKEAQLRYGKPIDMSHLNYGGIRNNLPDGDITTGSIFEVMPFDNQLVVLTLRGDMLQQLLDHFANGDKLVVGGIRAKVHAGHAHDVTFANGRTLQPTELYTVAMSDYIADGGDNAGFLKNAVKRETLTYLIRDALLDYFRQQGKTGQPITPLSDGRISLD, encoded by the coding sequence ATGAAAAAATACGCGTATCTGCTACTGCTGGGTGCATTGGCGGCCTGTCAGCCCGGTGGGTATCATCTGACTAATCGAACGGCGCAGCGCATTGGGGTGGACTCGATGGCGGCTCCGGCCGACAGCAGCGTGGCCCGCTTTCTGCAACCCTACCGCGAGGGGCTGAACCGCAGCATGAACGAAGTGCTGACCCACTCGACTGGCCGCATCGAGAAGGGGCAACCCGACGCGCCCCTCAATGATCTGCTCTGCGACGCGCTGCTAAAAGAAGCGCAGTTGCGCTACGGCAAGCCCATCGATATGTCGCACCTGAACTACGGTGGCATTCGTAACAACCTGCCCGACGGCGACATTACCACCGGATCGATTTTCGAGGTAATGCCGTTTGATAATCAGCTGGTCGTGCTGACTCTCCGGGGCGATATGCTGCAACAGCTGCTCGATCATTTTGCCAACGGCGACAAGCTGGTGGTGGGGGGCATACGGGCTAAAGTTCACGCCGGACACGCCCACGACGTGACGTTCGCCAACGGCCGCACGCTGCAACCCACCGAGTTGTATACCGTGGCCATGAGCGATTACATTGCCGACGGGGGCGATAATGCCGGTTTTCTGAAGAATGCCGTTAAGCGCGAAACCCTGACGTATCTGATCCGTGATGCGCTGCTCGATTACTTCCGGCAGCAGGGCAAAACCGGACAACCCATAACCCCACTTTCCGATGGACGTATCAGCCTCGACTAG
- a CDS encoding leucine-rich repeat domain-containing protein — MWNDRYDFVSGISDITPSPFTTDAYIVVGVKNSDYPNISTPISNPVRAFVISPTRSDLNNTGAVARTGTGLARIVSSALTSYEILDGIDQRSGDIRLTSFDQANQVRWTKILGGSSKEAPYGIITTIDKGFLISGTTQSNDGDIQGNTPGNVSGWLVKLATGSPLVLGQPTYNCSTGAITINTSGGDGSPITYSTPGISRQSATSNTGFVEQGLRNDPKTITITATQSGQSTSYSFDLKAFCDGTTPTTPTPTPTPPTTGGTLTLTQPTYNCSTGAITFNTTGGNGSTITYSAPGIMRSSATSNTGTVEQGLRNDPKVITITAMQSGHTTSYSFDLKAFCNGTTPTTPTMHPDMQPLVDLYNATNGPSWKNKTNWLTGNSPCNWFGVSCNANGRVTEVNFGSNNLNGTLPSSLGNLSELQRLVIFIEPLLSGTLPASLGNLSKLQLLEIEYTQISGSIPESLGNLKQLEQLLLAKNELSGSIPESLGNLSSLKTLYLFVNQLTGNLPNSFASLPQIQSLHLYANRFSGCIPPGYTALCGKDVQLSSNVGLPGGGDFAAFCANPSQNCGPNKLLILTQPTYNCSTGAITFNFANGDGSAITYSAPGIMRSSVTSNSGIVEQGLRNDPKTITITATQSGYSTSYSFDLKAFCNGTTPTPSSTLKLLAPVVDCSTRQVTLVTSGGDGSAITFNTPTITRSSATSPTGTVDRCVGVQPPVLQATQSGYTTTYDGFDFVKLCPAYLGVKPLVATQIPDVNLPLGQYTRITLGDYFKTETNPVNRYAPTFSFQLIGAPNGSSIDDQTSTVRSLQPYAFLQLNTFMTGVYTITVTGKNECDPAATSTFRLIVNPASGSSPFTLVAPTYNCSTGAFTFNYTGGNGSPVEFQAAGITGWTTNPNQFVDRDSRTANDVKPFTLMARQNGQVVTYTWDLKAACGRSARVAAAEAGQGLQLTVKGNPVGNTAIVDISGVEGQAVVLDLLNASGHVLEQRHIEQAGVVEEQRFELQRQPTGVLFLRAQSGQQHQTVKLIKQ, encoded by the coding sequence GTGTGGAACGATCGATACGATTTCGTTAGTGGCATTTCGGATATTACTCCCAGCCCCTTCACCACCGATGCTTACATCGTCGTTGGCGTAAAAAATTCGGATTATCCTAATATCAGCACGCCAATCAGTAACCCTGTTCGTGCGTTTGTCATTAGCCCAACCCGTTCCGATCTAAATAACACAGGCGCTGTTGCCCGTACTGGCACTGGACTAGCACGAATTGTTAGTTCAGCTCTGACCAGCTACGAAATACTGGACGGTATAGATCAGCGGTCTGGCGACATTCGTCTGACGAGTTTTGACCAAGCTAATCAGGTTCGGTGGACTAAGATTCTGGGAGGATCTTCGAAAGAAGCACCTTATGGTATTATCACAACGATTGATAAAGGCTTTCTTATCAGCGGTACTACGCAGTCGAACGATGGCGATATACAGGGAAATACGCCTGGCAACGTATCAGGCTGGCTTGTAAAACTGGCTACCGGTTCACCGCTGGTACTAGGTCAGCCGACTTATAACTGCTCGACAGGGGCTATCACCATCAACACCAGTGGCGGAGATGGTTCTCCCATCACCTACTCCACACCGGGCATCAGTCGCCAGTCTGCTACCAGCAACACCGGTTTTGTCGAGCAGGGGTTGCGTAACGACCCCAAGACGATTACGATTACGGCTACGCAGAGCGGTCAATCAACCAGTTATAGCTTTGATCTGAAAGCGTTCTGCGATGGGACAACCCCAACCACGCCAACACCTACCCCCACCCCACCCACGACCGGCGGTACGCTAACACTAACGCAGCCCACGTATAACTGCTCAACAGGCGCAATTACGTTCAATACCACCGGGGGCAATGGGTCAACTATTACCTATTCCGCACCGGGTATCATGCGTTCATCGGCAACCAGCAACACCGGCACCGTTGAGCAGGGGCTACGCAACGATCCTAAGGTCATCACCATCACCGCCATGCAAAGCGGGCACACAACCAGCTACAGCTTTGATCTGAAAGCATTCTGCAACGGAACAACACCGACCACACCAACAATGCATCCTGACATGCAACCACTGGTCGATCTTTACAACGCCACGAACGGACCATCGTGGAAAAACAAAACCAATTGGCTGACTGGCAACAGCCCCTGTAACTGGTTTGGCGTAAGCTGCAATGCCAACGGCCGGGTGACAGAGGTAAATTTCGGGTCTAACAATCTAAACGGAACGCTGCCGTCCAGTCTGGGCAACCTTTCCGAGCTCCAGCGTCTTGTTATCTTCATCGAGCCCTTGTTGAGTGGTACCCTTCCAGCGTCTTTGGGCAACCTGAGTAAACTCCAACTGCTCGAAATCGAATACACGCAAATCAGCGGATCTATACCGGAAAGCCTGGGCAACTTGAAGCAATTGGAGCAACTCCTTCTAGCAAAGAACGAATTGAGCGGCAGCATTCCCGAGAGCTTAGGTAACCTGTCGAGTCTGAAAACCCTCTATTTATTCGTTAACCAACTGACAGGAAACCTTCCCAACAGTTTCGCCAGCCTACCGCAGATACAGTCGCTTCATCTGTATGCCAACCGGTTTAGTGGTTGTATTCCTCCGGGATACACAGCCCTTTGCGGTAAAGACGTTCAGCTAAGCAGTAACGTCGGCCTGCCCGGTGGTGGTGATTTTGCTGCTTTCTGCGCTAACCCATCACAAAACTGCGGACCAAATAAATTATTGATACTGACACAACCCACCTACAATTGTTCAACGGGGGCCATCACATTCAATTTTGCCAACGGCGACGGTTCAGCCATTACCTACTCGGCACCGGGTATCATGCGTTCGTCGGTTACCAGCAACAGTGGTATCGTTGAACAGGGGTTGCGCAACGATCCTAAGACCATCACCATCACTGCTACGCAGAGTGGCTATTCCACCAGCTACAGCTTCGATCTGAAAGCTTTCTGTAACGGGACCACACCTACACCATCCTCGACACTTAAATTACTGGCTCCCGTCGTAGACTGTTCGACCAGACAAGTCACCCTGGTTACCAGCGGTGGGGATGGTTCGGCGATTACCTTCAACACGCCGACCATCACCCGCTCATCGGCCACTAGCCCAACGGGTACTGTCGATCGCTGCGTGGGAGTCCAGCCGCCCGTGTTACAGGCTACACAAAGCGGCTACACCACCACCTACGACGGCTTTGATTTCGTCAAACTATGTCCGGCTTATCTTGGCGTGAAGCCGCTTGTAGCAACGCAGATTCCAGACGTCAACTTACCGCTCGGTCAGTACACTCGTATCACGCTGGGTGATTACTTCAAGACGGAGACTAATCCTGTTAATCGCTATGCACCAACATTCTCATTTCAACTTATTGGTGCTCCCAACGGGTCAAGTATTGACGACCAGACTTCCACTGTCCGTTCGTTGCAACCTTACGCCTTTCTGCAACTGAACACCTTCATGACGGGTGTGTACACTATCACCGTTACCGGAAAGAACGAATGCGACCCAGCTGCTACGTCTACGTTCAGACTTATCGTCAATCCAGCCAGCGGTAGCAGTCCGTTCACGCTAGTAGCACCGACCTACAACTGTTCGACGGGCGCCTTTACCTTTAACTACACCGGGGGCAATGGCTCACCCGTTGAGTTTCAGGCTGCGGGTATCACCGGCTGGACGACTAACCCCAATCAGTTTGTCGACAGGGATTCGCGCACGGCTAACGATGTCAAGCCGTTTACGCTGATGGCCCGTCAGAATGGGCAGGTCGTCACCTACACCTGGGATCTGAAAGCCGCCTGCGGCCGGTCGGCGCGGGTAGCGGCTGCGGAAGCCGGACAGGGGCTGCAACTGACGGTAAAAGGCAACCCGGTGGGCAACACGGCTATCGTTGACATTAGTGGTGTCGAGGGGCAGGCGGTTGTGCTTGATCTGCTCAATGCCAGCGGACACGTGCTGGAACAGCGGCACATCGAGCAGGCCGGGGTTGTCGAGGAGCAGCGTTTCGAGTTGCAGCGTCAGCCAACGGGGGTGCTGTTCCTACGGGCGCAGAGCGGTCAGCAGCACCAGACGGTGAAGCTGATCAAGCAATAA
- the ahcY gene encoding adenosylhomocysteinase, with protein sequence MQTSTYVPYKVKDIALADWGRKEIKLAEAEMPGLMALREEYGPSKPLAGARVAGCLHMTIQTAVLIETLVELGADVTWSSCNIFSTQDHAAAAIAAAGIPVYAWKGMNEEEFNWCIEQTLFFGEDRQPLNMILDDGGDLTNMVFDVYPELIQNIKGLSEETTTGVHRLYERMKNGTLHLPAINVNDSVTKSKFDNKYGCRESLVDAIRRATDLMMAGKVAVVAGYGDVGKGSAESLRGVGCRVLVTEIDPICALQAAMDGYEVVPMDEAATRANIFVTATGNVNIIKERHFKAMRDKAVVCNIGHFDNEIDMAWLNKAYGSTKNQIKPQVDMYEIDGKEIIVLAEGRLVNLGCAMGHPSFVMSCSFSNQTLAQLELWANSEKYENKVYVLPKQLDEKVAALHLAHVGAKLEPLEQEQADYIGVSVEGPFKSEMYRY encoded by the coding sequence ATGCAAACATCAACGTACGTTCCGTACAAAGTAAAAGACATCGCGCTGGCCGATTGGGGTCGCAAAGAAATCAAACTGGCCGAAGCCGAAATGCCGGGCCTGATGGCACTGCGGGAGGAGTACGGTCCGTCGAAGCCGCTGGCTGGTGCGCGCGTCGCCGGTTGCCTGCACATGACCATTCAGACCGCCGTGCTGATCGAAACGCTGGTCGAACTGGGTGCCGACGTAACCTGGTCGTCGTGCAACATCTTCTCGACGCAGGATCACGCGGCTGCTGCTATTGCCGCTGCCGGTATTCCGGTCTATGCGTGGAAGGGCATGAACGAAGAAGAGTTCAACTGGTGCATCGAGCAGACGCTGTTCTTCGGTGAAGATCGTCAGCCGCTCAACATGATTCTGGACGACGGTGGCGACCTGACCAACATGGTGTTCGACGTGTATCCCGAACTGATTCAGAACATCAAAGGGCTATCGGAAGAAACCACGACGGGTGTTCACCGCCTGTATGAGCGGATGAAGAACGGTACGCTGCACCTGCCCGCTATCAACGTCAACGACTCGGTAACAAAGTCGAAATTCGACAACAAATACGGTTGCCGCGAGTCGTTGGTCGATGCTATCCGTCGCGCTACCGACCTGATGATGGCCGGTAAAGTGGCTGTCGTTGCTGGTTATGGCGATGTGGGCAAAGGCTCAGCTGAGTCGCTGCGGGGCGTGGGTTGCCGCGTGCTGGTTACGGAGATCGACCCGATCTGCGCACTTCAGGCCGCTATGGATGGCTACGAAGTCGTGCCGATGGACGAGGCCGCTACCCGCGCCAACATCTTTGTTACGGCGACTGGTAACGTCAACATCATCAAGGAGCGTCACTTCAAAGCGATGCGCGACAAGGCCGTTGTTTGTAACATCGGTCACTTCGACAACGAGATCGACATGGCGTGGCTGAACAAGGCTTACGGCAGCACCAAGAATCAGATCAAGCCGCAGGTTGATATGTACGAGATCGATGGTAAAGAGATCATTGTACTGGCCGAAGGTCGCCTAGTGAACCTGGGTTGCGCCATGGGCCACCCCTCGTTCGTAATGTCGTGTTCGTTCTCGAACCAAACGCTGGCGCAGCTTGAACTGTGGGCGAACTCGGAGAAGTACGAAAACAAAGTGTACGTACTGCCGAAGCAACTCGACGAGAAAGTAGCTGCCCTTCACCTCGCCCACGTTGGTGCCAAGCTGGAGCCGCTGGAGCAGGAGCAGGCCGACTACATCGGCGTATCGGTTGAAGGTCCGTTCAAGTCGGAAATGTACCGGTACTAG
- a CDS encoding bifunctional metallophosphatase/5'-nucleotidase, producing the protein MDVSASTRRDFLKLLGTAAVIGAATPDLLACVHKQPVRLTILHTNDVHSRLDPFPMDGGRNAGKGGVARRATLIDQIRKQEKNVLLFDAGDIFQGTPYFNLYKGEPEILAMNRLGYDAGTLGNHDFDGGVDNMVTQFGKATFPMLIANYDFKNTVMDGRTKPYKVFEKDGIRVGVFGLGIKPEGLIPKDAYRETVYLDPVETATTTAQQLRQQERCDYVVCLSHLGYKYEGPTISDTVLAGKTRNIDLIIGGHTHTFLDAPVAINNLDGFPVWVNQVGFAGINLGRLDLTFERGKASLSGQSLEIKA; encoded by the coding sequence ATGGACGTATCAGCCTCGACTAGACGCGATTTCCTTAAACTGCTGGGTACTGCCGCCGTAATCGGAGCGGCCACGCCCGACCTGCTGGCTTGTGTACACAAGCAACCCGTTCGCCTGACAATTCTCCACACCAACGACGTACACAGCCGGCTCGATCCGTTTCCGATGGACGGGGGGCGCAACGCCGGAAAGGGCGGAGTGGCGCGCCGGGCCACGCTGATCGACCAGATTCGGAAGCAGGAAAAAAACGTGCTGCTGTTCGACGCGGGCGATATTTTTCAGGGGACGCCGTATTTCAATCTGTACAAGGGCGAACCTGAAATTCTGGCCATGAACCGGCTGGGGTACGACGCCGGAACGCTGGGTAACCACGACTTCGATGGCGGTGTCGACAACATGGTGACGCAGTTTGGCAAGGCTACCTTCCCGATGCTGATTGCCAATTACGACTTTAAAAATACGGTGATGGATGGCCGCACGAAGCCGTACAAGGTGTTCGAGAAAGACGGTATCCGGGTGGGCGTTTTTGGTCTGGGTATTAAACCGGAAGGGCTGATTCCGAAAGATGCGTACCGCGAAACGGTATATCTCGACCCCGTCGAAACAGCGACGACTACGGCGCAGCAGCTCCGGCAGCAGGAGCGATGCGATTACGTCGTCTGCCTGTCGCACCTGGGGTACAAATATGAAGGGCCGACGATTTCGGATACGGTACTGGCTGGCAAAACGCGTAACATCGACCTGATTATCGGTGGCCACACGCACACCTTCCTCGACGCACCCGTCGCCATCAATAACCTCGACGGATTCCCGGTTTGGGTCAATCAGGTGGGCTTTGCCGGTATCAACCTCGGTCGGCTCGACCTTACGTTCGAACGCGGAAAAGCGTCGCTCAGCGGCCAATCCCTCGAAATAAAGGCGTAA
- a CDS encoding M12 family metallo-peptidase has translation MNRLVTCLLLVWFRCLLCAGQSGVTCHTDVSTLSPAVRQLMQGLNRDTVRSRARLAASTKLECRVAVDIDNSLFKQFNGNSDQIRQYVYATMNEVSAVFEREINVRLTVTHIKIWDAVDPYSAVNESLGHLNALFNWWKANQQQVPHDIVIGYTAKYGGGRAYLGSTYGGVGGAYCGVVGGRINDLDTPITAHEIGHMFGSPHTHDCSWPGGPIDRCAQLEGGCPATEDRNDMSYQVGTLMSYCQKAMTFHPLCRDLMRTVAEASRFTSMSTLPDAPAVSTTILTTTQPNPYLNWSATLRTSAYRLQVAADSAFAQVVTDTLVASPQYRSYQLSSDTPWYWRVAAVGPEAGAGPWSAVGRFRCPASGSLAAPTLRSPAFGERSVAVDGMSWYPVAGSTSYQLQFSSYSDMTYSRDITLTSTSASNVIGIPGQVLAQANVPIYWRVRAIRNGETGPWSGIGWFRQTPRVGYVRPDRQTGYTRSMPLSWVVSQEPGVRSTVELASSMSFDRLLFRLTTVQNAVGDYQTNTSLAVFDSLQDDKTYYYRIQETTAEAAGPPLYGSFTTGNQRPMWQYLNAGNSPLPASGGIRAKPQPDGSLWVATDRGLFYRKPDRKTWVSYTPASTGNKLTGLAKDVVVDRQGVVWVATERNLFRLEGGNWQKIPYPFPQSVYVGDMLIDSQGTIYVLIGGDGIIQYKKGQWTRYGTSTAFFHGAIDRNDVLWANSYNSIGRFDGTNLTFIDRATGGLPLGNVNQISVDSSGTVLAVSSGSNLAVRSAGGNWTQTNVSNIDRNASYISSLAFDQQNRLTVLTSTNLCRQIGQTWVGVEGAFLTSASGGNMALTTDRQNRYWISDGSSGVQGISVYDERNIRLSQPVRARYCTGDSLTLRVLPTFTMPASATYIAQLKMADGSYRTLPIRRSGDSIRVRFPDDLPTFDFYALRLLLPEQDITGDRTTSFRMGQLPAGQISGNPVRSLCVGDAAPLSATATAGAYQWFRDGVAIPGSTSLTHAPAQSGVYSLSVTSDGCSTVTPTVSLTMNESPVATAVPQSATQVYAPATVALVGSGGSSYQWLNGGVVVEGATEAVYKAPVSGTYAVQVTSPAGCTAVSAPVAVNVLIPLATDELPDCNLTVGPNPTSTAVVVQYTTTSRADVGLTLTDAAGRIVRAQTWPGVSAGSHRHTLDMPASAGIYILTLTVGAQRASRQLIRQ, from the coding sequence ATGAACCGACTCGTTACCTGCCTGTTGCTGGTTTGGTTTCGCTGCCTGCTATGCGCGGGACAATCCGGCGTTACCTGCCACACCGACGTCTCGACCCTCAGCCCCGCCGTTCGGCAACTCATGCAGGGGCTAAACCGCGACACCGTCCGCAGCCGCGCCCGCCTGGCCGCATCGACAAAGCTGGAGTGCCGCGTCGCCGTCGATATCGATAATAGCCTGTTCAAGCAGTTCAACGGCAATTCCGACCAGATCCGGCAGTATGTCTATGCGACGATGAACGAAGTGTCGGCGGTGTTCGAGCGGGAAATTAATGTCCGGCTAACGGTTACGCACATAAAAATTTGGGATGCTGTCGATCCATATTCGGCAGTGAATGAAAGCCTGGGTCACCTGAATGCGCTTTTCAACTGGTGGAAAGCAAACCAGCAGCAGGTGCCGCACGATATTGTGATCGGCTACACCGCTAAGTATGGTGGAGGCCGGGCCTATCTGGGTAGCACATATGGAGGTGTGGGCGGAGCCTATTGTGGCGTGGTAGGTGGGCGTATAAACGACCTGGATACACCAATTACGGCCCATGAAATCGGGCATATGTTCGGCTCACCCCACACCCACGACTGTAGCTGGCCGGGCGGGCCAATTGACCGCTGCGCCCAACTGGAAGGGGGTTGCCCGGCCACCGAAGACCGCAATGATATGTCGTATCAGGTTGGTACGCTCATGAGTTACTGCCAGAAAGCCATGACATTTCACCCGCTCTGCCGCGATTTGATGCGCACCGTGGCCGAAGCCAGCCGGTTTACATCCATGAGTACCCTGCCTGATGCCCCCGCTGTATCGACTACCATCCTTACCACGACGCAGCCCAACCCGTATCTAAACTGGTCGGCTACGCTCCGTACCAGTGCGTATCGCCTTCAGGTGGCCGCCGACAGTGCCTTCGCGCAGGTCGTGACCGATACACTGGTAGCGTCTCCGCAATACCGTAGCTACCAACTCAGCTCCGATACGCCCTGGTACTGGCGCGTAGCCGCCGTCGGCCCGGAGGCAGGGGCAGGGCCGTGGTCGGCGGTGGGGCGGTTTCGGTGCCCGGCCTCCGGAAGTCTGGCGGCTCCCACCCTGCGCAGTCCCGCCTTTGGCGAACGGTCTGTTGCCGTCGATGGCATGAGCTGGTACCCTGTAGCGGGCAGTACGTCGTATCAGCTTCAGTTCTCGTCGTATTCCGACATGACTTACTCCCGCGACATCACCCTTACCAGTACGTCGGCAAGTAACGTAATCGGCATACCGGGGCAGGTGCTCGCTCAAGCCAACGTGCCGATCTACTGGCGGGTGCGGGCCATACGCAACGGCGAAACCGGGCCGTGGTCGGGTATAGGCTGGTTCCGGCAAACGCCCCGAGTGGGCTACGTCAGGCCTGATCGACAAACGGGCTACACCCGGTCGATGCCACTGAGTTGGGTCGTCAGTCAGGAGCCGGGGGTGCGTTCGACCGTCGAGCTGGCATCGTCGATGTCGTTCGACCGTCTGCTGTTCAGACTGACGACGGTACAGAACGCTGTCGGTGACTACCAGACCAATACCAGCCTGGCCGTTTTCGACTCGCTCCAGGACGACAAAACCTACTACTATCGCATTCAGGAAACGACGGCCGAGGCTGCCGGACCACCGCTCTATGGCAGCTTCACGACGGGTAATCAGCGACCGATGTGGCAATACCTCAACGCGGGTAATTCGCCCCTGCCCGCAAGCGGGGGCATACGGGCCAAACCCCAGCCCGACGGATCGCTGTGGGTGGCGACCGACAGAGGGCTTTTTTACCGAAAACCTGACCGTAAAACGTGGGTTAGCTACACACCGGCCAGTACTGGCAATAAGCTAACGGGGCTGGCAAAAGACGTCGTGGTCGACCGGCAGGGCGTGGTATGGGTGGCTACCGAGCGGAATCTGTTTCGGCTCGAAGGCGGCAACTGGCAGAAAATTCCGTATCCGTTTCCACAGAGCGTGTACGTTGGCGATATGCTGATCGATAGTCAGGGAACCATCTACGTGCTGATCGGGGGAGACGGGATCATCCAATACAAAAAAGGCCAGTGGACCCGTTACGGTACATCAACGGCCTTCTTCCACGGTGCTATAGACCGCAATGATGTGCTGTGGGCGAACTCGTACAACAGCATCGGTCGCTTCGACGGAACGAACCTGACCTTTATCGACAGGGCTACCGGCGGTTTACCACTCGGCAATGTCAATCAGATCAGCGTCGATTCGTCGGGAACCGTGCTGGCCGTGTCGAGTGGTAGCAATTTGGCTGTCAGGTCAGCCGGAGGGAACTGGACCCAGACCAACGTAAGTAATATCGACCGTAATGCGTCGTACATCAGTAGCCTTGCCTTTGATCAGCAAAACCGATTGACCGTGCTGACATCAACCAATCTGTGTCGGCAGATCGGGCAAACGTGGGTCGGGGTAGAGGGTGCCTTCCTGACCTCTGCCAGTGGGGGAAATATGGCATTGACCACTGATCGACAAAACCGGTACTGGATTTCCGACGGTAGTAGCGGTGTTCAGGGTATCAGCGTGTACGACGAACGGAATATCCGGCTGAGTCAGCCGGTTCGGGCCCGCTACTGCACCGGTGATTCGCTGACGCTGCGGGTGTTGCCTACGTTCACAATGCCCGCCAGTGCTACCTATATAGCGCAGCTCAAAATGGCCGATGGTTCGTACCGCACGCTGCCCATCCGGCGTTCGGGCGATTCGATACGCGTGCGTTTCCCCGACGACCTGCCCACCTTCGACTTCTACGCGCTGCGGCTGCTACTACCCGAACAGGACATCACGGGCGACCGCACCACTTCGTTTCGGATGGGGCAGCTTCCGGCAGGGCAGATCAGCGGGAACCCGGTACGCAGCCTGTGCGTCGGTGATGCGGCTCCGCTGTCGGCTACGGCCACGGCCGGTGCGTATCAGTGGTTTCGCGACGGCGTGGCCATACCGGGTAGTACGTCGCTGACCCACGCACCTGCGCAGTCGGGCGTGTATTCGCTCTCGGTTACGTCGGATGGATGCAGTACCGTAACGCCCACCGTCAGCCTGACGATGAACGAATCGCCGGTTGCGACGGCCGTTCCGCAGAGCGCGACACAGGTGTATGCGCCTGCTACAGTTGCGCTGGTCGGGAGTGGAGGCAGTAGCTACCAGTGGCTCAACGGTGGCGTTGTTGTGGAAGGGGCTACCGAAGCCGTTTATAAGGCCCCCGTATCGGGAACATATGCGGTTCAGGTGACCAGCCCGGCGGGGTGTACGGCCGTATCCGCGCCGGTAGCCGTAAACGTGCTGATCCCGTTGGCGACCGACGAACTGCCCGACTGTAACCTCACCGTCGGCCCCAACCCGACATCAACCGCCGTCGTTGTGCAATACACAACAACAAGCCGGGCCGACGTAGGCCTGACGCTGACCGACGCAGCCGGGCGTATTGTTCGGGCGCAGACCTGGCCGGGCGTATCGGCTGGTTCGCATCGCCACACGCTGGATATGCCTGCCAGCGCCGGAATATACATACTGACGCTGACTGTCGGTGCGCAACGAGCCAGCCGACAACTCATCCGGCAGTAA
- the purQ gene encoding phosphoribosylformylglycinamidine synthase subunit PurQ → MKFGVVVFPGSNCDQDAVDALTLMDQQVVKLWHKDHDLQGCDFIILPGGFSYGDYLRTGAVARFSPIMNEVIAHAKRGGYLMGICNGFQILAEARLVPGVLLRNTSQKYVCKNIYLKPQSTDALLTAGLDKPAYKIPIAHGDGRYFVDNDTLNELNDNGQVLFRYCDEFGNIGEDIHNPNGSVDHIAGVCNLEKNVFGMMPHPERAADSMLGNTDGRLILEQLLKGALV, encoded by the coding sequence ATGAAGTTTGGCGTTGTTGTTTTTCCCGGTTCGAACTGCGATCAGGATGCGGTTGATGCGCTGACGCTGATGGATCAGCAGGTGGTTAAGCTGTGGCACAAAGACCACGATTTGCAGGGCTGTGATTTTATCATCCTGCCCGGCGGCTTTTCCTACGGCGATTACCTGCGCACAGGAGCGGTAGCCCGCTTTTCCCCCATCATGAACGAAGTGATCGCCCACGCCAAACGCGGTGGTTACCTGATGGGTATCTGCAACGGATTTCAGATTCTGGCCGAAGCACGGCTGGTACCCGGCGTGCTGCTGCGTAATACCAGTCAGAAATACGTCTGCAAAAACATCTACCTCAAACCCCAGTCGACCGACGCACTGCTGACGGCCGGGCTTGATAAACCCGCTTACAAAATCCCCATCGCCCACGGCGACGGCCGCTATTTCGTCGATAACGATACGCTGAACGAACTGAACGACAACGGGCAGGTGCTGTTCCGCTACTGCGACGAGTTCGGAAACATCGGCGAAGATATTCACAATCCCAACGGTAGTGTCGACCACATCGCCGGGGTGTGTAACCTGGAAAAGAACGTATTTGGTATGATGCCGCACCCCGAACGGGCAGCTGACTCTATGCTGGGCAACACCGACGGGCGGCTGATTCTGGAGCAATTGCTGAAAGGCGCACTGGTGTAG